The proteins below come from a single Rhizobium tropici CIAT 899 genomic window:
- a CDS encoding EVE domain-containing protein → MMSKASNYSGAALFPREDQINQGAAVRLLPHANTSSRRQEPEQKSYWLAVASAEHVRIGRQHGFMQVNHGKRAPLMRIKPGDGIIYYSPSVKMGERDGFQSFTAIGFVREGEPYLGEMGCGNAYRKDVDWLDAPEQPLRPLLGWLDFTQDKNWGYKLRFGLVEFGQSDFEFLEEILMSELEVVKQRRLQS, encoded by the coding sequence ATGATGTCCAAGGCAAGCAATTATAGTGGTGCCGCGCTTTTCCCGCGGGAAGACCAGATCAATCAGGGGGCGGCTGTACGCCTCCTGCCACACGCCAACACCTCATCCCGGCGGCAGGAGCCGGAGCAGAAATCCTACTGGTTGGCAGTCGCGAGTGCCGAGCATGTGCGTATCGGGCGCCAGCATGGTTTCATGCAGGTAAATCATGGCAAGCGCGCCCCTTTAATGCGGATCAAGCCGGGCGACGGCATCATCTACTATTCGCCCTCCGTCAAAATGGGCGAAAGGGACGGCTTTCAGAGCTTCACCGCCATCGGCTTTGTCCGTGAAGGCGAGCCCTATCTTGGCGAGATGGGCTGCGGAAACGCCTATCGCAAGGATGTGGATTGGCTGGACGCGCCCGAACAGCCGCTTCGTCCGCTCCTGGGCTGGCTTGATTTCACCCAGGACAAGAATTGGGGTTACAAGCTGAGATTCGGTCTCGTTGAATTCGGGCAATCAGACTTCGAGTTCCTCGAGGAAATCTTGATGAGCGAGCTTGAGGTGGTGAAGCAGCGCCGTCTGCAATCCTGA
- the ypfJ gene encoding KPN_02809 family neutral zinc metallopeptidase — protein MDWKGRRQSDNIEDERGSSPMGGGGGGGFRFPGGGIGGGGLSFRTIIVLIVIFLILRAMGVDVIGLLQQSGMLEGGGSGYQQSTSNSSSGGQPANDEMKQFVATVLADTEDTWTGIFKSMGQTYTDPKLVLFSGSFPSACGQASAATGPFYCPSDQKVYLDMAFFQQMKDQFGASGDFAQAYVIAHEVGHHVQDLLGILPKFNQARRSMSEVDANKMSVRIELQADCFAGIWGKFTQQKGILQAGDLEEALNAAQQIGDDTLQKRTQGYVVPDSFNHGTSAQRVKWFKQGFESGKLSDCDTLNNPV, from the coding sequence ATGGATTGGAAGGGGCGTCGGCAATCCGACAATATCGAGGACGAACGTGGCTCATCGCCCATGGGTGGCGGGGGTGGCGGCGGCTTCCGGTTCCCGGGCGGAGGGATCGGCGGCGGCGGCTTGAGCTTCCGCACCATTATCGTGCTTATCGTGATCTTCCTGATCCTGAGGGCCATGGGCGTCGATGTCATCGGTCTGCTGCAGCAAAGCGGCATGCTGGAGGGCGGCGGCTCCGGATATCAGCAGAGCACTTCCAACAGTAGTAGCGGCGGGCAGCCGGCCAATGACGAGATGAAGCAGTTCGTCGCGACCGTGCTTGCCGACACGGAAGACACCTGGACCGGCATCTTCAAATCGATGGGCCAGACCTATACGGATCCAAAGCTCGTGCTGTTTTCCGGCAGCTTCCCTTCGGCTTGCGGTCAGGCTTCGGCGGCGACCGGCCCCTTCTATTGCCCGAGCGATCAGAAGGTCTATCTCGACATGGCCTTCTTTCAGCAGATGAAGGATCAGTTCGGCGCATCCGGCGATTTCGCGCAAGCCTATGTGATTGCGCATGAGGTCGGCCATCATGTGCAGGACCTACTCGGAATCCTGCCAAAATTCAATCAGGCCCGCCGCAGCATGAGCGAAGTGGACGCCAACAAGATGTCGGTGCGCATCGAACTGCAGGCCGATTGCTTCGCCGGCATCTGGGGCAAGTTCACCCAGCAGAAGGGCATCCTGCAGGCCGGCGACCTCGAAGAGGCGCTGAATGCGGCGCAGCAGATCGGCGACGACACGCTGCAGAAGCGCACGCAGGGCTACGTCGTTCCCGACAGCTTCAATCACGGCACGTCGGCGCAACGCGTGAAGTGGTTCAAACAGGGCTTCGAATCCGGCAAGCTCTCGGATTGCGATACGCTGAACAATCCGGTCTGA
- a CDS encoding DUF2306 domain-containing protein: protein MTLEPLLDAPIAIQIHVAAVFPAALLGAYLLARPKGTPRHRLLGKIWLVLMAITALSSFFIHQIDMFYGFSPIHLLSLFVLFGCWGAIANARKHDIDAHKRIVRGLYFGGIVGAGAFTFLPGRIMNKVAFDGDEMAPFLVAAGIVIALLWLMSKEIWQRRRLS from the coding sequence ATGACCCTCGAGCCGCTTCTCGATGCCCCGATCGCGATCCAGATCCATGTCGCGGCGGTTTTCCCGGCCGCCCTGCTCGGCGCCTATCTTCTTGCCAGGCCAAAGGGAACGCCGAGACACCGTCTGCTCGGCAAGATATGGCTGGTCTTGATGGCAATTACGGCGCTGTCGAGCTTCTTCATTCATCAGATCGACATGTTTTACGGCTTCAGCCCGATCCATCTGCTCTCCCTTTTCGTTCTCTTCGGTTGCTGGGGAGCGATCGCCAATGCACGCAAACATGATATCGACGCGCATAAGCGCATCGTCAGAGGCCTTTACTTCGGTGGCATCGTGGGTGCCGGAGCTTTTACCTTTCTTCCGGGGCGGATCATGAACAAGGTGGCCTTCGATGGCGATGAAATGGCGCCGTTTCTGGTCGCGGCGGGTATAGTCATTGCGCTTTTATGGCTGATGTCTAAAGAAATATGGCAGCGCCGCCGTTTAAGCTAA
- a CDS encoding LytTR family DNA-binding domain-containing protein: MDHTFLQSTLRELRIIQHSPRFWATFVTIVLIFALTGPYGTLDRLMPGARLGYWLTLHAMAWSIAIVFSVAAEILLRRHIASMFARLMIGSVVAALPIGFGIALVNLAFFGTAPSLSASLHQSLGSIPLCVLFCVLAYLTMHRQIVVAAEGSDATEANARPTAPAEIRTVASQPPILLRLKPENRGALVRLTVRDHYTEVVTTRGRELILLRFGDALTEIGNIEGIRLHRSHWIATDHITRLKRDNGKLFVVARDGVEVPVSRSYAEDVRRRFG, encoded by the coding sequence GTGGATCACACCTTTCTGCAATCCACGCTTCGCGAATTGCGGATCATTCAGCATTCACCGCGTTTCTGGGCGACCTTTGTCACGATCGTCCTGATCTTTGCCTTGACCGGCCCCTACGGCACCCTTGATCGGCTGATGCCGGGAGCGCGGCTCGGTTACTGGCTTACCCTACACGCCATGGCCTGGTCGATCGCGATCGTCTTCTCCGTCGCCGCCGAAATCCTGCTGCGCAGGCATATAGCCAGCATGTTCGCCCGGTTAATGATCGGATCCGTCGTTGCCGCACTGCCGATTGGCTTCGGAATCGCACTCGTTAATCTCGCGTTCTTTGGAACGGCGCCCAGCCTGAGCGCCAGCCTACATCAATCGCTCGGCTCCATACCGCTTTGCGTCCTCTTCTGCGTTCTCGCCTATCTGACCATGCACCGGCAGATAGTGGTGGCAGCCGAGGGGTCGGATGCCACGGAGGCGAACGCTAGGCCCACCGCCCCTGCAGAGATTCGAACCGTGGCTTCGCAGCCGCCGATTCTCTTGCGCTTGAAGCCAGAAAACCGGGGCGCATTGGTAAGGCTCACCGTTCGCGATCATTATACCGAAGTGGTGACGACACGCGGTCGGGAACTCATCCTGCTGCGTTTCGGCGACGCACTCACGGAAATCGGCAATATAGAAGGTATCCGCCTGCACCGATCGCATTGGATCGCGACGGATCATATCACTCGCCTGAAACGCGACAACGGCAAGCTTTTCGTCGTCGCACGGGACGGCGTCGAGGTGCCCGTCAGCCGCTCCTATGCGGAAGATGTCCGGCGGCGTTTCGGCTAA
- a CDS encoding TCR/Tet family MFS transporter: MIDQKFARRGLFLVFLILFLDVIGIAIIMPVMPKYLEELTGASVSTAATEGGWLLLAYAGMQFLFSPLIGNLSDRYGRRPLLLASVLTFAIDNFICAIAGSYWMLFVGRILAGISGASFSTCSAYIADISNDENRAKNFGLIGMAFGVGFVLGPVIGGFLGEFGPRVPFYGAAALAFLNFVGAYFLLPETLDAKHRRPFEITRANPFGALKHMRRYQGIGWVCVVMFLNWLAHGVYPAVWAFVTSYRYDWSEGQIGFSLAVYGIGAAIAMGLVLPRLVPVLGEWKTAVLGMVFSGLGLIGYAFSWQGWMVYAVIVLTVIENVADAPLRSIAASKVPPSAQGELQGVLGSLTSITAIIGPVLFPYLFQYYTAPTAPVVFAGAPFIMSAILVVAGLVVLVAKVRKTEPKAVSQSQAGEAA; this comes from the coding sequence ATGATCGATCAGAAATTCGCCCGTCGAGGCCTGTTCCTCGTCTTCCTTATCCTCTTCCTCGACGTCATCGGTATCGCGATCATCATGCCGGTGATGCCGAAATATCTTGAGGAATTGACGGGTGCCTCGGTCAGCACGGCTGCAACCGAGGGCGGCTGGCTGTTGCTGGCCTATGCCGGCATGCAGTTTCTGTTTTCACCCTTGATCGGCAATCTGAGCGATCGCTATGGCCGTCGGCCGCTGCTATTGGCCTCCGTGCTGACCTTCGCGATCGACAATTTCATCTGTGCGATTGCCGGCTCCTACTGGATGCTGTTTGTCGGCCGCATCCTCGCCGGCATCAGCGGCGCAAGTTTCTCGACCTGCTCCGCCTATATCGCCGATATCAGCAATGACGAGAACCGCGCGAAGAATTTCGGCCTGATCGGCATGGCTTTCGGTGTCGGCTTTGTGCTTGGCCCCGTCATCGGGGGCTTTCTGGGCGAGTTCGGCCCCCGCGTGCCCTTCTATGGCGCGGCGGCTCTCGCGTTCCTGAATTTCGTTGGCGCCTATTTCCTGCTGCCGGAAACGCTCGACGCGAAACACCGCCGGCCCTTCGAGATCACGCGCGCCAATCCGTTCGGCGCGCTGAAGCACATGCGCCGCTACCAAGGTATCGGCTGGGTCTGTGTCGTGATGTTCCTGAACTGGCTGGCGCATGGCGTTTACCCGGCGGTCTGGGCTTTCGTCACCTCCTATCGCTATGACTGGAGCGAGGGGCAGATCGGCTTCTCGCTCGCTGTCTATGGGATCGGTGCCGCCATCGCCATGGGTCTCGTATTGCCACGGCTGGTGCCTGTGCTCGGCGAGTGGAAGACTGCAGTGCTCGGAATGGTGTTTTCCGGTCTCGGCCTGATCGGCTACGCCTTTTCATGGCAAGGTTGGATGGTTTACGCAGTTATTGTCTTGACTGTCATTGAAAATGTCGCGGATGCGCCGCTTCGTTCCATTGCAGCCAGCAAGGTTCCGCCTTCCGCACAAGGCGAATTGCAGGGAGTGCTCGGCAGCCTGACGAGTATAACCGCCATCATTGGGCCGGTGCTGTTTCCGTATCTGTTCCAGTATTATACCGCGCCAACCGCACCCGTCGTTTTTGCTGGTGCGCCCTTCATCATGAGCGCAATCCTGGTGGTCGCCGGCCTTGTCGTGCTCGTGGCGAAGGTCCGCAAGACCGAGCCGAAAGCGGTATCCCAATCGCAGGCAGGCGAAGCGGCCTAA
- a CDS encoding aldo/keto reductase, translating to MEKHQLGRTGPQVSTLGLGCMGMSGMYGPSDRTESIATIHAALDAGINLLDTGDFYGMGHNEMLIGEAIKGVERDDFLLSVKFGALRDPAGAWLGYDARPAAIRNFVAYSLQRLGVDHIDIYRPARLDPNVPIEDQIGAISDLIKAGYIRHIGLSEVGADTIRRAAAIHPIVDLQIEYSLISRGIEDKILPTCRELGIGVTAYGVLSRGLISGHWQKDNVQKDDFRTISPRFQVGNVEKNLELVEALRRIAEAKGATVAQIAIAWVAAKGKDIAPIIGARRRDRLTEALGALSVELSQADMAAIERAIPKDAAAGGRYPEAQLTHLDSEK from the coding sequence ATGGAAAAACATCAACTGGGAAGAACCGGACCGCAGGTATCGACACTTGGCCTCGGCTGCATGGGTATGTCTGGCATGTATGGGCCGTCTGATCGCACCGAAAGCATCGCCACCATCCATGCCGCGCTCGATGCTGGGATCAACCTGCTCGATACCGGTGATTTCTACGGCATGGGCCACAATGAGATGTTGATCGGCGAAGCGATCAAGGGGGTGGAGCGGGACGATTTCCTGCTGAGCGTCAAGTTCGGCGCGCTGCGCGATCCCGCCGGAGCATGGCTCGGCTACGATGCCAGGCCGGCGGCGATCCGCAATTTCGTCGCCTATTCGCTGCAGCGCCTCGGCGTCGATCACATCGATATCTACCGCCCTGCCCGCCTCGACCCGAACGTGCCGATCGAAGATCAGATTGGCGCGATATCGGACCTCATCAAGGCGGGCTACATCAGACATATCGGCCTGTCGGAAGTCGGCGCTGACACCATCCGCCGCGCTGCTGCCATCCATCCGATCGTCGACCTGCAGATCGAATATTCGCTGATCTCGCGCGGCATCGAAGACAAGATCCTGCCGACCTGCCGTGAACTCGGCATCGGCGTTACTGCCTACGGCGTTCTTTCGCGCGGCCTCATCAGCGGCCACTGGCAGAAGGATAATGTCCAAAAGGACGACTTCCGCACGATAAGCCCGCGCTTTCAGGTTGGAAACGTCGAAAAGAACCTGGAACTGGTGGAAGCTTTACGCCGGATCGCCGAGGCGAAGGGCGCGACCGTCGCGCAGATCGCGATTGCCTGGGTCGCAGCCAAGGGCAAGGATATCGCCCCGATCATCGGCGCCCGCCGCCGCGACCGCCTGACGGAGGCCCTGGGAGCGCTCTCGGTTGAATTGTCGCAAGCCGATATGGCCGCGATCGAACGCGCGATCCCGAAAGACGCCGCGGCCGGTGGCCGCTACCCCGAAGCGCAGCTGACGCATCTCGACAGCGAGAAATAA
- a CDS encoding GatB/YqeY domain-containing protein: MIRETLSNAQKDAMKAKDTARLSTVRLILAAIKDKDIANRGLGKEQASEDEILQLLAKMIKQREESVKIYIEGGRPELADKEREEIAVIQGFMPEQLSEDKVREICVAIVAELGAQGLKDMGKCVAALRERYAGQMDFAKASAILKELLK, encoded by the coding sequence ATGATCCGCGAAACCCTTTCCAACGCCCAGAAAGATGCCATGAAGGCCAAGGACACGGCGAGGCTTTCGACCGTCCGTCTCATCCTCGCAGCCATTAAGGACAAGGACATCGCCAATCGCGGTCTCGGCAAGGAACAGGCGAGCGAAGACGAGATTCTGCAGCTGCTCGCCAAGATGATCAAGCAGCGCGAGGAATCGGTGAAGATCTACATCGAGGGCGGGCGTCCGGAGTTGGCTGACAAGGAGCGCGAGGAAATCGCCGTCATCCAGGGTTTCATGCCGGAGCAGCTTTCCGAAGATAAGGTTCGCGAGATCTGCGTTGCGATTGTCGCGGAACTTGGCGCGCAGGGCCTGAAGGATATGGGCAAGTGCGTGGCCGCCCTGCGCGAGCGCTATGCCGGTCAGATGGATTTTGCCAAGGCTTCGGCTATCTTGAAGGAGCTGCTGAAGTAA
- a CDS encoding MATE family efflux transporter translates to MDMPAPVRPYAHDNDNSWSAHVRATLALGIPLIGAQLAQLGINTTDVMIVGRLGAEQLAAMVLSAQFLFTILVFGSGFSIAVMPLVAQAYGRGDVTSVRRALRMGLWVVTAYWLLAQPAFFYSEEILLAAGQKPEVAKLASGYIDIGHFAVLPGLLYNVIRALVSAIGRAGIILKVTIAMLVMNAVLAYILVLGHFGLPAMGLHGAAIVSVAVQTAGLLFIVGYVQAHQETRRYEIFVRFWRPDWHALWDVIRLGFPIGVTVLAEVSLFTAASLLMGQIGTVELAAHGIALQWASIAFMIPLGLSQAATVRVGVAHGQGDHRGLKRAAIVVLVVSCCIALCGSILFATVPSWLASWFLDVHSAEAPDVLAFAAPLIVVAGFFQLVDGLQAIASGLLRGLKDARVPMILALIAYWPIGFFLAWLLAFPLGFGGIGIWFGFLLGLASAAAMLCARFYILVRTQKAAVA, encoded by the coding sequence ATGGATATGCCGGCACCTGTGCGCCCTTACGCGCATGACAATGATAATTCGTGGTCTGCACATGTGCGCGCAACGCTTGCGCTGGGCATTCCGCTGATCGGTGCGCAATTGGCGCAGCTCGGCATTAACACCACTGATGTGATGATCGTGGGCCGGCTCGGTGCCGAGCAGCTCGCTGCAATGGTGCTTTCCGCGCAGTTTCTGTTCACGATCCTGGTTTTCGGATCGGGTTTTTCCATCGCGGTCATGCCGCTGGTGGCCCAGGCCTATGGCAGAGGCGACGTTACCTCGGTGCGCCGCGCGCTGCGCATGGGCCTTTGGGTCGTAACGGCCTATTGGCTGTTGGCGCAGCCGGCTTTCTTCTATTCCGAGGAGATTTTGCTCGCGGCGGGGCAGAAGCCCGAAGTCGCGAAATTGGCGAGCGGCTATATCGACATCGGCCACTTCGCCGTGTTGCCGGGGCTGCTCTACAATGTCATCCGGGCGCTGGTGAGCGCCATCGGCCGCGCCGGCATCATCCTCAAAGTGACTATCGCCATGTTGGTGATGAATGCCGTGCTTGCCTATATCCTGGTGCTCGGCCATTTCGGCCTGCCGGCGATGGGCCTGCATGGTGCGGCCATTGTCTCGGTCGCCGTGCAGACCGCCGGTTTGCTCTTCATCGTTGGGTACGTGCAAGCCCATCAAGAAACGCGGCGCTACGAGATATTTGTGCGATTCTGGCGGCCCGACTGGCATGCTTTATGGGATGTCATCCGGCTTGGTTTCCCGATCGGCGTAACGGTTCTGGCTGAGGTCAGCCTATTCACGGCAGCATCGCTGCTGATGGGCCAGATCGGCACCGTCGAGCTTGCTGCGCATGGCATCGCTTTGCAGTGGGCGTCCATCGCCTTCATGATTCCGCTGGGCCTCAGCCAGGCGGCAACGGTGCGCGTCGGTGTCGCCCACGGGCAGGGCGATCACCGCGGTCTCAAGCGTGCGGCCATCGTCGTGCTCGTCGTTTCGTGCTGTATCGCGCTTTGCGGCAGCATTCTGTTTGCAACCGTGCCATCCTGGCTGGCAAGCTGGTTCCTTGACGTCCATTCGGCCGAGGCGCCTGATGTCCTTGCCTTTGCCGCTCCGCTGATCGTCGTGGCCGGCTTCTTCCAGCTTGTCGATGGGCTGCAGGCGATTGCGAGCGGTCTGCTGCGTGGACTGAAGGATGCGCGGGTACCGATGATCCTGGCGCTGATCGCCTATTGGCCGATCGGCTTCTTTCTCGCCTGGCTGCTGGCGTTTCCGCTCGGCTTCGGCGGTATCGGCATCTGGTTCGGCTTCCTGCTCGGCCTTGCTTCAGCAGCGGCGATGCTTTGCGCCCGGTTCTATATTCTCGTGCGGACGCAAAAGGCTGCCGTCGCTTGA
- the carA gene encoding glutamine-hydrolyzing carbamoyl-phosphate synthase small subunit, whose product MTATAPWTTEKPTALLVLADGTVIEGKGIGATGKVQAEVCFNTALTGYEEILTDPSYLGQIVTFTFPHIGNVGTNDEDIEDLTPAARHGAVGVIFKADITDPSNYRAAKHLDQWLKARGIIGLCGIDTRALTAWIRENGMPNGVIAHDPNGVFDIEQLKADAKAWSGLEGLDLAKVASSGQSSQWSQTPWVWNEGYGELGADDAKYHVVCLDYGVKRNILRLFAGLNCKVTVLPATASTDDVLGLKPDGIFLSNGPGDPAATGEYAVPVIKDLLKTEIPLFGICLGHQMLGLALGAKTAKMHQGHHGANHPVKDHTTGKVEIVSMNHGFAVDSKSLPEGVEETHISLFDGSNCGLRVSGKPVFSVQHHPEASPGPQDSHYLFRRFINLVREKKGEAALAERA is encoded by the coding sequence ATGACCGCCACAGCCCCATGGACCACTGAAAAGCCAACTGCCCTCCTCGTTCTCGCGGATGGCACCGTGATCGAAGGCAAGGGTATCGGCGCGACCGGCAAGGTGCAGGCCGAAGTCTGCTTCAACACGGCGCTCACGGGTTATGAAGAGATCCTGACCGACCCCTCCTATCTCGGCCAGATCGTCACCTTCACCTTCCCCCATATCGGCAATGTCGGCACCAACGATGAAGACATCGAAGACCTGACGCCGGCCGCCCGCCACGGCGCCGTCGGCGTCATCTTCAAGGCCGATATCACCGACCCCTCGAACTACCGCGCCGCCAAACACCTCGACCAATGGCTGAAGGCGCGCGGCATCATCGGCCTCTGCGGCATCGACACGCGCGCACTGACCGCCTGGATCCGCGAGAACGGCATGCCGAACGGCGTGATCGCTCACGATCCGAACGGCGTCTTCGATATCGAGCAGCTGAAGGCTGATGCCAAGGCGTGGAGCGGACTTGAAGGTCTTGATCTCGCCAAGGTCGCCTCTTCCGGCCAGTCCTCGCAATGGTCGCAGACACCCTGGGTCTGGAACGAAGGCTATGGCGAACTCGGCGCCGATGACGCCAAGTACCATGTCGTCTGCCTCGATTACGGCGTCAAGCGCAACATTCTGCGCCTCTTCGCCGGCCTCAATTGCAAGGTCACGGTCCTGCCGGCGACGGCTTCGACGGATGACGTCCTCGGTCTCAAGCCGGATGGCATCTTTCTCTCGAACGGACCGGGCGATCCGGCGGCGACCGGCGAATATGCCGTGCCCGTCATCAAGGATCTGCTGAAGACCGAAATCCCGCTCTTCGGTATCTGCCTCGGCCATCAGATGCTTGGCCTCGCCCTCGGCGCCAAGACTGCGAAGATGCATCAGGGCCATCACGGCGCCAACCATCCGGTCAAGGACCATACGACCGGCAAGGTCGAGATCGTCTCGATGAACCACGGCTTCGCAGTCGACTCGAAGTCGCTGCCGGAAGGCGTTGAGGAGACTCATATTTCGCTGTTCGACGGCAGCAATTGCGGTCTTCGCGTTTCCGGCAAGCCGGTCTTCTCCGTGCAGCATCACCCGGAAGCATCGCCCGGCCCACAGGACAGCCACTATCTCTTCCGCCGCTTCATCAACCTGGTGCGCGAGAAGAAGGGCGAAGCGGCCCTCGCCGAACGCGCCTGA
- a CDS encoding LysR family transcriptional regulator — MDDLPLADLVAFTAVARERSFREAARKRGVSASSLSEAVRRLEERLTVRLLNRTTRSVTPTEAGERLMERLTPAMSEISVALDDINSFRDSVGGTLRLNVPIVAAMVVMPDIISRFLKEYPAISVEIVAEDSFIDVVAAGYDAGIRYDERLEKDMIAVPIGPRQQHYITAAAPAYLAANGTPQHPRDILEHRCIRHRFLSGSALPWEFERKGETIFITPPMVVATNSIDIERSAAVAGLGIIRTFKEFLAPQIASGELVPILEEWDTAFSGPFLYYASRRHMPAPLRAFVDFLNREQRRGRDR, encoded by the coding sequence ATGGATGACTTGCCACTGGCAGACCTGGTTGCCTTTACTGCGGTTGCCCGCGAACGCAGCTTTCGTGAAGCGGCACGCAAGCGCGGCGTTTCCGCCTCGTCATTAAGCGAAGCGGTCCGGCGGCTGGAGGAGCGGCTAACGGTCCGTCTGCTCAATCGCACGACCCGAAGCGTGACGCCGACTGAAGCTGGGGAGCGGCTCATGGAGCGGCTGACGCCCGCCATGAGCGAGATCTCTGTGGCGCTCGACGATATCAACAGCTTTCGTGACAGCGTCGGCGGGACTTTGCGGCTGAATGTGCCGATCGTCGCCGCCATGGTCGTCATGCCCGACATCATCAGCCGCTTTCTGAAGGAGTATCCGGCGATATCAGTCGAAATCGTCGCCGAGGACAGTTTCATCGATGTGGTGGCGGCCGGCTACGATGCCGGGATTCGCTATGACGAGCGGCTGGAAAAGGACATGATCGCCGTACCGATCGGGCCGCGGCAACAGCATTATATCACGGCTGCCGCGCCGGCCTATCTGGCTGCAAACGGCACGCCGCAACATCCGCGCGATATACTCGAGCATCGCTGTATTCGTCATCGCTTCCTGAGCGGATCTGCTTTGCCATGGGAGTTCGAAAGGAAGGGCGAGACGATCTTCATTACGCCACCGATGGTCGTCGCGACGAATTCGATCGACATAGAGCGCAGCGCGGCGGTGGCTGGATTGGGCATCATCAGAACATTCAAGGAATTCCTCGCGCCGCAGATTGCCAGCGGAGAATTGGTGCCGATTTTGGAAGAATGGGACACGGCTTTTTCCGGTCCGTTTCTCTATTATGCCAGCAGACGCCACATGCCGGCACCGCTTAGAGCCTTCGTCGACTTTCTCAATCGAGAACAGCGGCGCGGTCGCGACAGATAG